The following coding sequences are from one Thermostichus vulcanus str. 'Rupite' window:
- a CDS encoding NAD(P)/FAD-dependent oxidoreductase, with protein sequence MSRICILGGGFGGLYTALELSRQPWPEPPQITLVDRQERFVFAPLLYELLTEEMEDWEVAPRFRDLLSSESVQFVQGSVTAIDPKARRVTLQDGQSLEYDGLVLALGGETPLNQVPGAAEYAFPFRTLADAQRLRAHLKRLEERDPAQPIGLAIVGAGASGVELACKLADRLGSRGRIQLIELGADILSGFTESSRKAAQQALAERGIPVELQTKVLCIEALHQNGIPSFCLQVQRLNNPEITTVTTDPVDAVLWTVGTQVAEVISTLDLPKTERGRLQVLPTLQTPTFPEIFALGDVAAGVDAEGQRIPATAQAAFQQASYCAWNLWAFLTQERPLLPFRYFSLGEMLSLGVDTAVLSALGGFTLTGPLGYLARRTAYLVRMPTLEHQLKVGWNWISRPLWKSLLPR encoded by the coding sequence ATGAGTCGAATTTGCATTCTTGGGGGTGGGTTTGGCGGGCTATACACTGCCCTCGAACTCAGCCGACAACCCTGGCCAGAACCCCCGCAGATTACTCTAGTCGATCGTCAGGAACGGTTTGTCTTTGCCCCCCTGCTTTACGAACTGCTAACGGAGGAAATGGAGGATTGGGAAGTGGCCCCCCGCTTCCGGGATCTCTTGTCTTCTGAGTCGGTGCAGTTTGTGCAGGGATCCGTTACAGCCATCGATCCCAAGGCGCGTCGAGTCACGCTTCAAGATGGGCAGAGCTTGGAGTACGACGGGTTGGTGCTGGCGCTAGGGGGGGAAACCCCCTTGAACCAGGTGCCAGGGGCGGCGGAGTATGCTTTTCCCTTTCGTACCTTGGCGGATGCCCAGCGGCTGCGCGCCCACCTGAAGCGCCTGGAGGAGCGGGATCCGGCCCAGCCCATAGGTCTAGCGATTGTGGGAGCAGGGGCAAGTGGGGTGGAATTGGCTTGTAAATTGGCGGATCGCCTGGGATCCCGTGGGCGAATCCAACTGATCGAGCTAGGAGCCGATATTTTGTCTGGGTTTACCGAATCCAGTCGGAAGGCAGCCCAACAGGCTTTGGCGGAGCGAGGGATCCCAGTGGAGCTACAAACCAAGGTCTTGTGCATAGAAGCCCTGCACCAGAACGGGATACCCTCTTTTTGCCTGCAGGTACAACGGCTGAATAACCCGGAGATCACGACGGTCACAACGGATCCCGTTGATGCCGTGCTCTGGACGGTGGGCACACAGGTGGCCGAGGTGATTTCAACCTTAGACCTCCCCAAAACAGAGCGGGGACGGCTTCAGGTTTTGCCAACTCTACAAACCCCTACTTTCCCGGAGATCTTTGCCTTAGGGGATGTGGCCGCAGGGGTGGATGCGGAGGGGCAACGGATACCAGCTACAGCTCAAGCGGCTTTTCAACAGGCTAGCTACTGCGCTTGGAATCTGTGGGCTTTTCTCACCCAAGAACGACCCCTCTTGCCCTTCCGTTATTTCTCGCTGGGGGAAATGCTCAGTTTGGGGGTGGATACGGCGGTGTTGTCTGCGCTGGGGGGCTTCACCTTGACCGGCCCACTGGGTTACCTAGCGCGGCGAACCGCTTATCTAGTGCGGATGCCTACCCTGGAGCATCAACTGAAGGTGGGCTGGAACTGGATCAGCCGCCCCCTGTGGAAAAGTCTGTTGCCCCGTTAG
- a CDS encoding prohibitin family protein gives MKSAHPRRPRFDPSTLSWIPLVGGALVLILLATVLQCLVVVPAGARAVVFNSLTGLKPQPLGEGLHLLLPVIETPIFYDVRTQTYTMASQRSESQSLGDDALKVLSADGQQITLDVSVRFRLDPAKVAHLHQTIGPSYVDKVIRPEVRTVMRNELALHRAIAVFSEEREEIQHNVEQQLSSIFAENDLILQNVLLRNVRFSDQFQTAIEQKQIAEQEKERERFLVEKAELEKQRVVVLAEGEAQSIQLQGEALKQNPEVVQLDYVRKLAPGTRAIISRPEVLTDPLKR, from the coding sequence GTGAAATCGGCTCATCCCCGTCGTCCTAGATTTGATCCGTCCACCCTGTCCTGGATCCCGTTGGTGGGCGGGGCACTGGTGTTGATTCTCTTGGCTACCGTGCTGCAGTGTTTGGTGGTGGTACCTGCCGGTGCACGGGCTGTGGTGTTCAACTCGCTGACGGGTCTCAAACCCCAACCCTTGGGGGAAGGGCTGCACCTGTTGCTGCCGGTGATAGAAACGCCGATCTTTTACGATGTGCGCACCCAAACCTACACCATGGCCTCTCAACGCTCCGAGAGCCAATCTTTGGGAGATGATGCCCTGAAGGTGCTGAGTGCCGATGGCCAGCAGATTACTCTGGATGTGTCGGTGCGCTTCCGACTGGATCCGGCCAAGGTTGCCCACCTGCACCAAACTATCGGCCCCTCCTACGTAGACAAAGTGATCCGCCCGGAGGTGCGCACCGTGATGCGTAATGAACTGGCTTTACACCGAGCGATCGCGGTTTTCTCCGAAGAACGGGAAGAGATTCAGCACAACGTCGAGCAGCAACTCTCCAGCATCTTTGCCGAGAACGACCTGATCCTGCAAAACGTGCTCCTGCGCAATGTCCGCTTTTCTGACCAGTTCCAAACCGCCATCGAACAAAAGCAAATTGCCGAGCAGGAAAAAGAACGGGAACGCTTCCTGGTGGAAAAAGCAGAGCTAGAAAAGCAACGGGTGGTGGTGCTCGCGGAAGGAGAAGCCCAGTCCATTCAGTTGCAGGGGGAAGCCCTGAAGCAAAACCCAGAGGTGGTGCAGCTGGACTACGTGCGCAAATTGGCTCCCGGTACCCGCGCCATCATTTCTCGACCGGAAGTGCTCACGGATCCGTTGAAGCGGTAA
- a CDS encoding YggS family pyridoxal phosphate-dependent enzyme: protein MPLPTSPVDESLIHSRIQAVREQIPEHVEIMAVSKGYSADHIRAAYQAGIRHFGESRVQEAAQKQAQLQDLPDIIWHLIGHLQTNKVKPALKQFAWIDSVDSLRLAKLLNQKAWELHLSPKLCLQVKLAPDPNKSGWSISELLQSLPQLDQLLQVQISGLMTILPLGLDSETALELFRKLVELADHIQRSGYEHLNLQTLSMGMSEDYPLAVAAGSNLIRLGRALFAEADRKEG, encoded by the coding sequence ATGCCACTGCCCACCTCCCCAGTCGATGAGTCCCTGATTCACAGCCGCATCCAGGCGGTACGGGAGCAGATCCCGGAGCATGTGGAGATCATGGCGGTGAGCAAAGGCTACAGTGCCGACCACATTCGCGCCGCCTATCAAGCCGGGATCCGACACTTTGGAGAAAGCCGTGTCCAGGAAGCCGCTCAGAAACAGGCCCAACTGCAGGATCTCCCAGACATCATCTGGCATTTGATCGGCCACTTGCAAACCAATAAGGTCAAACCCGCCCTCAAACAATTTGCCTGGATCGACAGTGTCGATAGCCTGCGACTGGCCAAGTTGCTCAACCAGAAAGCCTGGGAACTGCACCTCTCCCCCAAGCTGTGCCTACAGGTAAAGTTGGCCCCCGACCCCAATAAATCCGGCTGGTCGATTTCCGAACTGCTGCAAAGCTTGCCCCAACTGGATCAACTGCTGCAGGTGCAAATATCCGGCTTGATGACCATTCTGCCCCTGGGCCTAGACTCAGAAACTGCCCTAGAGCTGTTTCGCAAACTGGTGGAGCTGGCGGATCACATTCAGCGGAGTGGCTACGAGCACCTTAACCTGCAAACCCTCTCTATGGGCATGTCGGAGGATTACCCGTTGGCCGTCGCGGCGGGTTCTAACTTAATTCGGCTGGGGCGCGCTTTGTTCGCAGAGGCTGACCGAAAAGAGGGATAG
- the speB gene encoding agmatinase, which produces MSRSPVPFLGLPEPEPESAQAILLPVPYEATTSYGKGTAKGPQALLEASAYVEIYDEVRDREPALHPDSPTEISRYWTAPAVEFTDPHEPAMAEIQRRAAEWVKPGQFLLSIGGEHSITGPLIAAHLPHYPDVHVLQIDAHCDLRNSYEGSRYSHASAMARVVEQVDNRLTQVGIRSICAEDRQAIRERRLHTFFAHSLQSKPPQQWIQEVIDTLGPRVYLTVDVDGLDPAVVPATGTPEPGGLGWWETLELIRALGRQRQIVGADVVELAVTGERETDRRSAFTVAKLTYQILAAALE; this is translated from the coding sequence ATGTCTCGTTCCCCCGTCCCGTTTTTGGGTTTGCCTGAGCCGGAGCCCGAGTCTGCGCAAGCGATTCTGCTGCCTGTCCCCTACGAGGCCACCACCTCCTACGGCAAAGGCACGGCCAAAGGTCCCCAGGCGCTCCTGGAGGCTTCTGCTTATGTAGAAATCTACGATGAGGTGCGGGATCGAGAGCCAGCCTTGCATCCTGACTCACCGACGGAGATCTCCCGTTACTGGACTGCCCCTGCCGTAGAGTTTACGGATCCCCATGAACCGGCCATGGCGGAAATTCAGCGGCGGGCGGCTGAGTGGGTGAAGCCGGGTCAGTTCTTGCTGTCGATAGGGGGGGAACACTCCATCACCGGCCCCTTGATCGCCGCCCATCTCCCCCATTACCCGGATGTGCATGTGTTGCAGATCGATGCCCACTGTGATCTAAGAAACAGTTATGAGGGATCCCGTTATTCCCATGCTTCCGCCATGGCCCGTGTGGTGGAGCAGGTGGATAACCGCCTCACCCAAGTGGGGATCCGCTCCATTTGTGCCGAAGATCGCCAAGCGATTCGGGAACGCCGTCTCCACACCTTTTTTGCCCACAGTTTGCAGAGCAAGCCCCCGCAGCAGTGGATTCAAGAGGTCATCGATACCCTCGGCCCGCGCGTGTATCTGACGGTGGATGTGGATGGATTGGATCCCGCCGTGGTTCCAGCGACCGGCACCCCAGAACCGGGGGGCTTGGGTTGGTGGGAAACCCTGGAGTTGATCCGCGCTTTGGGCCGGCAACGGCAGATAGTCGGGGCGGATGTGGTGGAACTGGCGGTGACGGGAGAACGGGAAACGGATCGGCGCAGTGCCTTTACGGTAGCGAAGCTAACTTATCAGATCCTAGCGGCAGCTCTGGAATGA
- a CDS encoding cell division protein SepF has product MNGIWSRVRDFVGLTDPVDGLEEYSDREGQEDFRQLYEGHHSAPVAPAEEEEADSFPRGRRQRAAEVSDGSLSREESRGHRRSQHRDRGIGGGMGSNVIGLPSVSQPTSEVVVIEPRSFDEMAQVVQHLRDRKTVIMNLTLMDPADAQRSVDFVAGGTYAIDGHQERIGENIFLFTPSTVTVSTPSSQISQIMGQPLQRPLQSPAPLWSSSYEHLQAVGQH; this is encoded by the coding sequence GTGAATGGAATCTGGAGCAGGGTAAGAGATTTTGTCGGCCTGACGGATCCCGTCGATGGCTTGGAAGAGTACTCTGATAGGGAAGGACAGGAGGATTTCCGACAGCTTTATGAAGGGCATCATTCCGCGCCAGTTGCTCCGGCCGAAGAGGAGGAGGCAGACTCCTTTCCACGCGGACGGCGGCAGCGGGCGGCAGAGGTGTCAGACGGTTCTCTCAGTCGGGAAGAGTCTCGTGGACATCGGCGCAGTCAACATCGGGATCGGGGAATAGGGGGCGGTATGGGCAGCAACGTGATCGGATTGCCAAGTGTCAGTCAACCCACCAGTGAGGTGGTGGTGATTGAGCCGCGCAGCTTTGATGAAATGGCCCAGGTGGTGCAGCACCTGCGGGATCGCAAGACAGTGATTATGAACCTGACCCTGATGGATCCCGCCGATGCTCAGCGTTCTGTGGATTTTGTGGCCGGTGGCACCTATGCCATTGATGGCCACCAGGAGCGCATTGGTGAAAACATTTTCCTGTTCACCCCCAGCACCGTCACGGTTTCGACCCCCAGCAGCCAAATAAGCCAAATAATGGGACAGCCCCTACAGCGGCCCTTGCAAAGCCCAGCTCCCCTCTGGTCCAGCAGCTATGAACATTTGCAGGCGGTTGGCCAGCACTGA
- the proC gene encoding pyrroline-5-carboxylate reductase — translation MEQLFLSVIGGGAMGSALLRRWVDSGICPPNQIGLREPDSVRASALQKELGIRLLSDLTQAGESQIVFLAVKPQVFATVVAEMGQLTASELVISIMAGIPLQQLQQAFPRQGVVRTMPNTPALVGAGITAISYGTGITPTQMEQVEKLFRAVGEVVTVAENQMDAVTALSGSGPGYVAVMVEALIDGGVRVGLPRPIATQLALQTLSGTAALLQQEQLHPALLKDRVTSPGGTTIAGIDALEQAGVRGALMQAVQAAYERSCQLKGS, via the coding sequence ATGGAGCAACTTTTCCTCAGTGTCATCGGCGGTGGTGCCATGGGATCTGCCCTCCTGCGTCGTTGGGTGGATTCAGGCATTTGTCCCCCAAATCAGATTGGCCTGCGAGAACCGGACTCAGTTCGGGCCTCTGCGTTGCAAAAAGAATTGGGCATCCGTCTTCTCTCGGATCTCACCCAAGCGGGGGAGTCCCAGATTGTCTTCTTGGCGGTTAAGCCACAGGTTTTTGCCACGGTTGTGGCGGAGATGGGCCAATTGACTGCTTCAGAGCTGGTGATCTCCATCATGGCCGGGATCCCTTTGCAGCAGTTACAGCAGGCTTTCCCCAGGCAGGGGGTGGTGCGGACCATGCCCAACACTCCTGCTCTAGTGGGGGCTGGTATAACGGCCATCAGCTATGGAACGGGCATTACGCCTACCCAAATGGAACAGGTGGAGAAGCTGTTTCGGGCTGTGGGAGAGGTGGTTACGGTGGCTGAGAACCAGATGGATGCAGTGACTGCCCTTTCCGGTTCCGGGCCAGGGTATGTGGCGGTGATGGTGGAAGCCCTAATTGATGGCGGCGTGCGCGTCGGCTTGCCCCGCCCGATTGCCACCCAACTGGCTCTGCAGACGTTATCCGGCACGGCGGCCCTATTGCAGCAGGAACAACTCCACCCTGCCCTTTTGAAAGATCGCGTCACCAGTCCGGGTGGCACCACCATTGCCGGGATTGATGCCCTCGAGCAGGCCGGTGTGCGTGGGGCATTGATGCAGGCAGTTCAGGCTGCCTATGAGCGCTCTTGCCAACTCAAGGGATCCTAA